The genomic region GCTGCGCCATTTCTTAAATATGAGATCAAGAAATAACGAAATTATAGTCCCTGTCCCCTACAAGGACTATAATTTCGTGTTCGTTTCGTATAATTTCGACTGGATTcgatagtttaaataaatagtcaaaaattgtataaatccCCCTTCTCCCCATCTCCCTTTAGCGACACGTGACGAGAAGGCCCGCGCCGCTGTCGTGATCCGCTGGGTGTTGGACCAGTCCCTCTCCTGCGCCGTCACCGGGCAGCACCTGATGCGAGACCTCCTAGTGCTAGGCGTCCCCCGCACCCACGCCAGCGCTCTCTCCGACGCCGTAGACCAATTCAAGATCGAGCCTGCCCGACAGGAACCCCCAGGGTTTGTCTGTAAGTAAATTTAATAGCCCGCGAATGCTGGCTCCAAATGAAAATATGCTCTGAAACCCACACAACCATTTTATTATGGACCTTATTTCGATTAGCAAAATGTACAATTTGATTGGCAAATTGAATATGCTCTGGTCTTCAGCAGTATTAATTAAACTGTGTTATTACCGCAATTTGTTGTTATTGATGAGTTTAAtcctttaattttaatcagtttGAGATATATATATAGTTAAAATAGAGCCTTactgtataacaaaaaaaatactggagcttcatttatgtatttcaattttTCAACAGTGGATAAGGTGATAGACATACACGTTAAAAAAGGACCGTCGGGCACCGTAGACACCGAGTCCGTGTCGCTGGAGACACAGAACCCGCTCACCGCAGAGCGCCGGCGACTCCAACTGCTGTTCGAGAAATCCAAGGCTCTCACCCTGCTAGAAGATCTCAAGATGGCCTACATGATTATTCAGGCAATGGAGGAAGTTGAATCCgagaaaatgtaaattttcattcctgactttattatcatttttttgtataatgggTAACTTCAGCGATGGACGGCGGCACCGTGGGAGGCCTAGAAAGCGGAGGCGAgacgatcttaacgcttaccgcgcgggctgattccatgaggcccagaatagagaatcgtggaaggaatCATTTATTACTCTAACCTAAGTAGTAATTTTTTAATCATAGTAGGCCTCCTCTTTAAATTTCCTTATagtcattcaataaaaaaaatggatggcAATACTTTTCAATAATGATGACTGGATGCTGTAGGTAAATCGGAGTGTATTGCTGTACACTTACTGCACACCATATTGCATAAGTATCAAAAAGATAATTAGTCATATAATTAGATATTGCCACATTGGGCTATCTTTATCctttaattagaatttattttaggtataaaGCTAGAAAAAGCTTTCCTAGGACTACCATGCTTATTAAAACGATTGCCGATCTTGTGAATTTATTCCTTGTATCGGGGGAtttaaaacattgaaatcacTTGCACAAACACCTACCATACTTCCTTCTTTTTTCCACAGTGCCCAAGCTAATAGGCGCCCTCGTTAAGGAGCCCCGAGCAGCATAGACCGCAGGGCTCCGAATACTCAAAACGCTGTTCAAAAAGTCCAGGTTCACAACCCTGCTGATGGATCTCAAGCCGAAATATTTATTCAGGAAATTAAATAACGTGTAGTAAAGTAGTTgtgtttaaacaaattttaaggTACATTCCAACTACATAAGCTTTTgccatacttatttattttattttttataattttagatacTTTTGAATCGCAGTAAGAGTACTTTTAGACCCCGACGCAAAAGTTACGCGGgcttttttgttttacgtttttgtgtgtgtgtgtgtttttgcGTGTACCCGCGCCATTGTAGCTTTCGTAGTGATGATTCGATATCGATTTTGTTACTAGGTACCTATATACAAACTACGgtaaatttcaaatacaaaaaacatattggCGGGgggtttcataatttttaatctttacttatttattattgtagttatTATTCTATTCCAGTTCTCAATTGTATCGTTCGCAGTAGTATCACATTTAAAAGTTAAGGTCTAAttcaatttagaaa from Trichoplusia ni isolate ovarian cell line Hi5 chromosome 12, tn1, whole genome shotgun sequence harbors:
- the LOC113499248 gene encoding COMM domain-containing protein 4 isoform X1, which codes for MKFKFCSDGDVPLWALAGLNGLSTLPATVFRELVQHVMDERCNDNHISVILKDTDLTTRDEKARAAVVIRWVLDQSLSCAVTGQHLMRDLLVLGVPRTHASALSDAVDQFKIEPARQEPPGFVLDKVIDIHVKKGPSGTVDTESVSLETQNPLTAERRRLQLLFEKSKALTLLEDLKMAYMIIQAMEEVESEKIAQANRRPR